TTTACAGTGTCGCCGCACAGCCTGCGCCATTCGTTTGCCACGCACCTGCTTTCGGCAGGGGCCGATCTGCGCAGTGTGCAGGAGCTGTTGGGGCACCGCAGATTGACCACCACCCAGCGCTACACGCAGGTAAGCCTTGAGCATTTGATGGAAGCCTACGACAAGGCCCATCCCAAGGCGACGAAAAAATAAAAAAATCACTAAGTCAAAATATTGTTTATTTTCATATAGATGTGTTTTGTGGGGTAGAGTGTTCACTAATCTGTTTCGGGTTTTTTTGTGCGAAGACCTTGGCATGGACAGGACTTTGTGCTAAAGAGAACAAAGCGGTCGTACTGAACCGCATACCCGAACAATACCGGAAGGAGAGACTGTCATGTCCGCATTAGTTATTGGTCACATGAATCCTGATACCGACAGCATCATTTCTGCCATTGCCGCCGCCGACCTGTACAGCAAGCGCGGTCTGGACGTTACCCCTGCCGCCCAGGGCGCGCCCACTCCTGAAACCGAATTCGTGCTCAAGAAGTTCGGTCTCACCGCTCCCCAGGTTGTTGCCGATGTGGCTGGCAAAAATCTGTATCTGGTGGACTATTCCGATCTGGCTCAGGCCCCCAAGGGAATGGATTCCGCCTGTGTGCTCGGTATCGCTGATCACCACAAGCTTGGTGATGTGACCACCTCCGCGCCCCTGGAAGCCTGGATCTGGCCCGTGGGCTGCACCTGCACCGTGCTGAAGAACATGTTTGACTTCTACGGCGTGGAAATTTCCAAGGGCATCGCTGGCGGCATGCTGTGCGCCATCCTCTCCGATACCGTTATCTTCAAGTCCCCCACCTGCACCCCCGCCGACAAGAAGGCCGTTGAAGAACTGGCCAAGATCGCGGGCGTGAGCGACGTGATGACTCTGGGCATGGAAATGTTCAAGGTCAAGAGCGCCGTTGAAGGCACCTCCATGAAGGACCTGGTCTTCCGTGACTACAAGGACTTCGACATGGGCGGCAAGAAAGTTGGCATCGGCCAGCTCGAAGTGGTCGACCTTTCCATTCTGGAACCCGTCAAGGCCGGCCTTCAGGCCGAAATCGCCCGCGTGAAGGGCGAAGGCCGTCACAGCGTGTTCCTGCTGCTCACCGACATCATGAAGGAAGGCTCTGAAATGCTGATCGTTTCTGACGATCCTTCCGTGGTGGAAAAAGCTTTTGGCGTGAAGGCCGAAGGCAAATCCGTGTGGCTGCCCGGCGTGATGAGCCGCAAAAAGCAGGTCGTGCCCAACTTTGAAAAGGCTTTCAAGTAAGCTTTAGCTAAGCTTGAAATGATTTTGCCCCGCCGGGGCAGGGAAGCAGGTTTTTGCGAACCGAACCCCTGCCTTGGCGGGTTTTTTTATTGCGGCAGCCTTTGGCGCTCTGAGCGGCAGGGGCTGCCTTTTGCTTTGTGGGTGGGCGGGGGGCATAATAGTCCGCACAGGGAGCGATTTGTGCCATTGCGGCTTGTGGTGATACTGCTGAACAATGCCGCACTGTTCCGTTACCCCTTGGCGGCATTTGCCATGCAGGGGCGCGCAACTTGCGGCAAAATCGGGGGGATAGCAGCTCTGTGCTGGTCTATTCGGGGCCAGTACATGTATTGCTGACACGCAACCCAGTTGGGAGCTGGACGACGCTACTTGGTGCTCGGATGCAAAAAGGCTGTCAGTTCTGTGCGAACCGACAGCCTCTGATTCTTATACTGCAGGGTTGGACGAGTGTGCGGCCTAGAGGCTGCGCTCTTCCAGACCTTCGCCGCTCTTTTGTTTGGCCTTGTCGGGCGGGGTAGTGACAGGCTGCAAGCCGGGCACCACGTCATGCACTTCCGTAGGCGGCAAGAGCGGATCGGCGGCATCGCGCTGAATGACCTTGCTGTCGCGCACGTACAGCGTGCAGGAAAGTCCAAAGCATTCATATACGGCAGCAACGGTGCCCTTGAGTTTTTCCTGATCATTGAGCGGCGGCGGAACAAGCACATAATAAATGCGGGTGCGCCCGCCCCTCTTGGGTTCTACAAAGCAGGAAACTATCCATTCATCCTGCCCGTCCCCGTTCCAGTCCGCAATGCCGACCATATTGACTTTAAGCTTCTGCGTGGCATGATTGATGCTGAAACCGTTAGGGAAACGCTGCACGCGGCTGTCGGGCAGGATGGTGGCGGAAAATGTCTCGCCAAGATACACATCGTGCGCCGTATCGTTTTGCAGCATAAATGAGGGCGAAAGGCGGGTGAAGAGTATGTCGCCGTAGTCTTTCAAGCCCTTGAACGACATGGGGGCCGTGTAGGAGCCGTCCTTGTCCAGCAGGTCTCGGGCCTGGAGTTCCTTGGGCATGTTATGCGCCATTTTCATGAATTCGTCTTTTTCCACCACAACTACAGGGCGGGTGGTACCGCAGCCGGCAAGCAGACAGCCCAGGCAAAGCAGGGCGCAGATTCGCGATAAGACCATGATATGTGTCGACTCCCCTGGCGGAGATTTGACGGCAAAAAGCCGCTTCTCCGTGAATGCAGCTTTTGTAAGCGTCTGCGCGCGGCTTGTAAAGAGCATTGCGGGCAGTATGGTACGGTATCTGCATGTTTTTATGATAATGTCATGAAAATGCTCCAACCCCACAGGACACGACATGCCCGAACCAATATATTTGCAAATGCCCGAACCCAGACTGAAAAAGCATGGCCGCATGTTTTTGCGCCTGCTGCCCCTGTGGGTGATAGGCTGTCTGGTTGCCGCCGGGTGGTGGTGGATTGAATCTGGCCGTGTAACCAGCACCTGGGCCATGCTCGACGGCATGGTGTATGCCGTTTCGTCCGAATTCCCCGCCAAGGTCGAATCCGTGGCTGTTCGAGAGGGCGACCGCGTCAAAAAAGGGCAGGTCTTGGCCCGGCTGGACGCCAGAACTTATGCTGGCCGTGTGGGCGAAGCCGGGCGCGAGGCAGCCGGTCTGCGCGCTATGGCTGGCCCGCCGAGCATTGAAGAAACCGCAGCCCGCCTCAGACAGGCGCAGGATTCGGAACAGGAGATGGTGCGCCGCATTGCACTGGCGAGGCATGATGAAGATCTCAAACAGAAGGCGCGCGAAGAACGCGTGGCAGAGCATGTGCGCGCCCAGCTTGCCCTGCGCACCCTCGATAGCCAGGGCGGTGAACACGCTGTGGGCAGAGCGCGCTACGCAGCCGCCAAACAGGTGGAAGCTCAGACCCGCCTTGCCAAGGAACGGGCCATTGTGGAATTTGAACAGGTCAGCCTTGTGCGCGCAGCTATAGATCAGGAGCTTGCCCGAGTGCGCGCGGAAGCACTGCGGTACAAACAGTTGGCCTCAAGCAACCGCTATGCGCCAAAATATGTGGCAGGGGCCTTGGGCGCTGCCATGAATGCAGTGCCGCAAAATGCTGTGGACGGCAATCTCTACGCCCCGCAAGATGGGCGCATTCTGCGCGGCATCGCCATGCCGGGGCAGTCTGTGCAGCGCGGCGAATCCGTGGTCTTGCTGTTGCCCGAGGGCAAAGAAGCGCAAAAATCCTTTTGGCTGTTGGCCTTTTTTACGCAGGATGCCGCCAATGCCCTCAAACCGGGCCAGAAGTGTTCTATCACCCTGAAAAACGATACCAAGCTTGAAGGGCGCGTCTATGACAGGCTCGACCCGCAGCCCCTGCCGCCCAATGCCCTTGCGGATAGCAAGGATGCCAGTGAAACTGCGACCCGCCCGGAAGTTTACGTGCCCGTGCGCATAACCATCAGTGATGGCGAGGGCAAGCAGTTTGAACCTGGCATGTTGGGGAAGTGCGAGGTTATGACGAGGGTTTTCTGGAATTAGGGGACGTTTGGGGGCTTGCGCGGCGGGCGGCTAACTGAAATTCCTGAAATTTTCTGCCCTGTGGGCACAGGATTCCGTCTTCTGGCGGAGTTTGGGACGCCTGTGTGGCACGCGATTTCAGCTTACCCACTGAGGTTGATTAAATTTTTTGCTCTTTGGGCACGATATTTCGCCCTCCGGCGAAATTTTGGAAGCCTGCGCGGCGCGCGGCAAGGCGGGGCCGGTTATGGGGCTTCGCCCCCTTCGCGGCCCCCCTTGCATCCCCCCCGGAGCACCCCCTTGAGGTTTTCAAATCCCCCAAAAGGGCGAGGGCAACGCGGCTATAGCTGCGGGAGCTTCCTTCCCTCGCTCCGCTCGCTCAGGTGATCTCCCTCCGCGCCGCGTTAATGCCAGAGAACGCTTCTGCTTTGAATCAAAAGCTGCTTCAGCCATGATTGAAGATTCTTCTGATGTGCTGAAAACAGCTCTCTGAATATTTCGTTCAGCCATGATCAAATGGATAAATTGAGAGTCAGAAAAATCCGCCCGCCCCTCCTATCTGTCGTTGCTATCTTCCCCCTACTTCCCGGTGTACACGGCGCCAGACGTGGGGCTTTCCTTAACCACGATTTTTGAAAGCCCCCTGATCTGGGGATCCAGCTTGCCCCAGAGCCAGATGGCGATATTTTCGCTGGTGGGATTTTCAAGCCCTTCAATATCATTCAGATACGTGTGATCCAGCTGGTCAACATACGACTTCGCAGTCGCTTTAATGTCGCCAAAATCAACAACCCAGCCATTGGTTTCAGACACTTCGCCCTGCACATAAACTTCAACAACAAAAGTATGCCCATGCAGATTGCCGCATTTGTGGCCTGCCGGTACAGCGGGCAGCCGATGCGCCGCGTCAAACGTCATAGTAACG
Above is a window of Desulfovibrio desulfuricans DSM 642 DNA encoding:
- a CDS encoding manganese-dependent inorganic pyrophosphatase yields the protein MSALVIGHMNPDTDSIISAIAAADLYSKRGLDVTPAAQGAPTPETEFVLKKFGLTAPQVVADVAGKNLYLVDYSDLAQAPKGMDSACVLGIADHHKLGDVTTSAPLEAWIWPVGCTCTVLKNMFDFYGVEISKGIAGGMLCAILSDTVIFKSPTCTPADKKAVEELAKIAGVSDVMTLGMEMFKVKSAVEGTSMKDLVFRDYKDFDMGGKKVGIGQLEVVDLSILEPVKAGLQAEIARVKGEGRHSVFLLLTDIMKEGSEMLIVSDDPSVVEKAFGVKAEGKSVWLPGVMSRKKQVVPNFEKAFK
- the queD gene encoding 6-carboxytetrahydropterin synthase QueD, which codes for MDIYVTMTFDAAHRLPAVPAGHKCGNLHGHTFVVEVYVQGEVSETNGWVVDFGDIKATAKSYVDQLDHTYLNDIEGLENPTSENIAIWLWGKLDPQIRGLSKIVVKESPTSGAVYTGK
- a CDS encoding HlyD family secretion protein — translated: MPEPIYLQMPEPRLKKHGRMFLRLLPLWVIGCLVAAGWWWIESGRVTSTWAMLDGMVYAVSSEFPAKVESVAVREGDRVKKGQVLARLDARTYAGRVGEAGREAAGLRAMAGPPSIEETAARLRQAQDSEQEMVRRIALARHDEDLKQKAREERVAEHVRAQLALRTLDSQGGEHAVGRARYAAAKQVEAQTRLAKERAIVEFEQVSLVRAAIDQELARVRAEALRYKQLASSNRYAPKYVAGALGAAMNAVPQNAVDGNLYAPQDGRILRGIAMPGQSVQRGESVVLLLPEGKEAQKSFWLLAFFTQDAANALKPGQKCSITLKNDTKLEGRVYDRLDPQPLPPNALADSKDASETATRPEVYVPVRITISDGEGKQFEPGMLGKCEVMTRVFWN